The following coding sequences are from one Geothrix sp. window:
- a CDS encoding OmpA/MotB family protein — translation MRFARRKADLESLWLVTFADLMVQLMAFFALLYSFSVSDQTKLQQAVTSIQKALGVEAKAGVKTTGDGILPGSTGMDPAKAEDLEKLLNAAQAVEGRDTGSRLRFVSFRGSLIFDEGSSTLTSGSDVILTRLSELALRYPGFTLVCEGHAAPGERGRGTDALDLSSQRAMAAQRYLAGIGLQPAQLTSEAHGDSHPEGQGQTSESRALQRRVTFRFQRAAER, via the coding sequence ATGAGATTCGCAAGGCGCAAGGCGGACCTGGAGTCGCTGTGGCTGGTGACCTTCGCGGACCTGATGGTGCAGCTCATGGCCTTCTTCGCGCTGCTCTATTCCTTCTCCGTCTCGGACCAGACCAAGCTGCAGCAGGCCGTGACCTCCATTCAGAAGGCCCTCGGCGTCGAGGCGAAGGCAGGCGTGAAGACCACCGGTGATGGCATCCTGCCGGGCTCCACGGGCATGGATCCCGCCAAGGCCGAGGACCTGGAGAAACTCCTCAACGCGGCGCAGGCCGTCGAGGGGAGGGACACGGGATCACGCCTGCGCTTCGTGAGCTTCCGCGGCTCCCTGATCTTCGACGAAGGCAGCAGCACGCTGACCTCGGGCAGCGACGTCATCCTGACGCGCCTCTCGGAGCTGGCGCTGCGCTATCCGGGCTTCACCCTCGTGTGCGAGGGCCACGCGGCGCCGGGCGAGCGCGGCCGGGGTACCGATGCCCTGGATCTGAGCTCCCAGCGGGCCATGGCCGCCCAGCGGTACCTTGCGGGCATCGGCCTCCAGCCCGCGCAGCTGACCTCCGAAGCGCACGGCGACAGCCACCCCGAAGGTCAGGGGCAGACATCCGAGAGCCGCGCGCTCCAGCGGCGGGTGACCTTCCGGTTCCAGCGCGCGGCGGAGCGGTAG
- the lepA gene encoding translation elongation factor 4, which yields MSDPALIRNFSIVAHIDHGKSTLADRLLELTKTVAGRDMQAQILDDMDLERERGITIKAHAVTLKYPALDGKTYTLNLIDTPGHVDFTYEVSRSLAACEGAILVVDSTQGVEAQTLANTYLALENGLEVFPVLNKTDLPSSDPIRVLEQIDTVIGLVDTAHAVNVSAKTGENCDQVLEQIVKCIPAPQGDPNAALQALVFDCYYDAYRGVVNLIRVMNGTIKAGDTIRFMSTGSEHRVDEIGIFDPKMDKQESLSVGEVGYLVANIRQLVDVKVGDTVTHAVTLTTKPATEMLKGFKEIQPVVFAGIFPTSSDDFENLRNAMDKLRLNDSSFTYEPETSTALGFGFRCGFLGLLHMEIVQERLEREFDLDLITTAPSVRYHVHLTDGSEVSVDNPTKLPPLQKIARIEEPIIEATILTRTDFVGGLIKLCEERRGLQQKLEYLSQDRVMLVYELPLNEVVLDFYDKLKSTSKGYASFDYHMKHYTESDLVKMDILVNAEPVDALSILVHRGKSQALGLALCQKMKEVIHQQMFDVAIQAAIGSKIIARTNVKARRKDVLAKCYGGDVSRKKKLLNKQKEGKKRMKSIGNVEIPQEAFLAILKVDN from the coding sequence GTGTCAGATCCAGCCCTGATCCGCAATTTCTCCATCGTCGCCCACATCGACCACGGCAAGTCCACCCTGGCGGATCGCCTGCTGGAGCTGACCAAGACCGTGGCCGGCCGGGACATGCAGGCCCAGATCCTGGACGACATGGACCTGGAGCGGGAGCGCGGCATCACCATCAAGGCCCACGCCGTGACCTTGAAATATCCGGCGCTGGACGGCAAGACCTACACCCTGAACCTCATCGACACCCCCGGCCACGTGGACTTCACCTACGAGGTGAGCCGCAGCCTGGCCGCCTGCGAAGGGGCCATCCTGGTGGTGGACTCCACCCAGGGCGTAGAGGCCCAGACCTTGGCCAACACCTACCTGGCCCTGGAGAACGGCCTGGAGGTCTTCCCGGTCCTGAACAAGACCGACCTGCCCAGCTCCGACCCCATCCGGGTGCTGGAGCAGATCGACACGGTCATCGGCCTGGTGGACACGGCCCACGCGGTGAACGTGAGCGCCAAGACCGGCGAGAACTGCGACCAGGTGCTGGAGCAGATCGTGAAGTGCATCCCGGCGCCCCAGGGGGATCCGAACGCCGCGCTCCAGGCCCTGGTCTTCGACTGCTACTACGACGCCTACCGCGGCGTGGTGAACCTCATCCGGGTGATGAACGGCACGATCAAGGCCGGGGACACGATCCGCTTCATGTCCACAGGCAGCGAACACCGGGTGGACGAGATCGGCATCTTCGATCCCAAGATGGACAAGCAGGAGAGCCTCTCCGTGGGCGAGGTCGGCTACCTGGTGGCCAACATCCGCCAGCTGGTGGACGTGAAGGTGGGCGACACCGTCACCCATGCGGTGACGCTGACCACCAAGCCCGCCACCGAGATGCTGAAGGGCTTCAAGGAGATCCAGCCCGTGGTCTTCGCGGGGATCTTCCCCACCTCCAGCGACGACTTCGAGAACCTGCGCAACGCCATGGACAAGCTGCGGCTCAACGACAGCAGCTTCACCTACGAACCCGAGACTTCGACAGCGCTGGGCTTCGGCTTCCGCTGCGGCTTCCTGGGTCTGCTCCACATGGAGATCGTGCAGGAGCGCCTGGAGCGGGAATTCGACCTGGACCTCATCACCACGGCCCCCAGCGTGCGCTACCACGTGCACCTGACGGACGGTTCCGAGGTCTCCGTGGACAATCCCACCAAGCTGCCCCCCCTCCAGAAGATCGCCAGGATCGAGGAGCCCATCATCGAGGCCACCATCCTCACCCGCACGGATTTCGTGGGCGGCCTGATCAAGCTCTGCGAGGAACGCCGCGGCCTCCAGCAGAAGCTCGAGTACCTCAGCCAGGACCGGGTGATGCTGGTCTACGAGCTGCCCCTGAACGAAGTGGTGCTGGACTTCTACGACAAGCTCAAGTCCACCTCCAAGGGCTACGCCAGCTTCGACTACCACATGAAGCACTACACCGAATCCGACCTGGTGAAGATGGACATCCTGGTGAACGCCGAGCCCGTGGACGCGCTGTCCATCCTGGTGCACCGGGGCAAGAGCCAGGCCCTGGGCCTCGCCCTCTGCCAGAAGATGAAGGAAGTCATCCACCAGCAGATGTTCGACGTGGCCATCCAGGCCGCCATTGGCAGCAAGATCATTGCCCGCACCAACGTGAAGGCCCGCCGCAAGGACGTGCTCGCCAAGTGCTACGGCGGCGACGTCAGCCGCAAGAAGAAGCTCCTCAACAAGCAGAAAGAGGGCAAGAAGAGAATGAAGTCCATCGGCAACGTGGAGATCCCGCAGGAGGCCTTCCTGGCGATCCTCAAAGTCGACAACTAG
- a CDS encoding multicopper oxidase family protein, translating to MTARSRMAYLGLFGSACAVLLLEGCGGSKTTAPAVATPAGPAPIYNPLNPELLQQFANAFVEIPIAPKDVTTPTKYTVNVRQGSWDFGLRDRNGNALKDPYTGKPIATKTWGYDINGAFLGIYGATVEATNGTPLTFNYINNLRDEVGGAMGTGPYLTRHLLQLDYTLDGTDMGEPECRITTHLHGGDVPYTSDGHPDAWVTNDPAVQAKWVKAADPSVGFPGRPSGNALAPFTYPNSQGAATLWFHDHSMGITRLNAYAGVAAFYIIKDPVVEGAGALANLPKGRYANPVVPSLQSDEFDLPVVIQDKAFTEDGSIVFPAFVNLGVYTYNALHDSSGNALASIRPEMWGNVITVNGKAWPYKSVKTQLYRFRFVNGSDSRMYNLWLQDADTGEIITPALAAAAAPTLTWPVVQIAAEQGYRDAAIDVATGPGNDGLLLANGARVDLLVDFGHPVFKGRNIVLRNDCPAPFGGDFSQGAVDFTTLDPKTTGRVMLFKVASTTGTPSPLLAPAGPATSLRTGLVPFVGISSESLTRQAPRLVDMQERKDPVNSFLDPTSGLVTFRTILVLNNKMFRAPISEKPELNSTEEWVFINATPDVHPMHIHLTKFQVVEKGYVNTAKFTYTPADGFALPTVSDPSAFVPNAEPPDPDPPESAPEGSLYRVADNEKNVWKDTVMVPPAGVPLESGQPVQYPGYVRVRLKFDQLGAYMWHCHILSHEENEMMRSFLVVPVGNGN from the coding sequence ATGACCGCCCGTTCCCGCATGGCTTACCTGGGTCTGTTCGGCAGCGCCTGCGCGGTGCTGCTGCTGGAGGGCTGCGGCGGCAGCAAGACGACTGCGCCGGCGGTGGCCACTCCGGCCGGGCCCGCGCCCATCTACAACCCCCTGAATCCGGAGCTGCTGCAGCAGTTCGCCAATGCCTTCGTGGAGATCCCCATCGCGCCCAAGGACGTCACGACGCCGACGAAGTACACCGTCAACGTCCGGCAGGGCAGCTGGGACTTCGGCCTCCGGGACCGGAACGGCAACGCGCTCAAGGATCCCTACACCGGCAAGCCCATCGCCACCAAGACCTGGGGCTACGACATCAACGGGGCCTTCCTCGGCATCTACGGGGCCACGGTGGAGGCCACCAACGGCACGCCGCTGACCTTCAACTACATCAACAACCTCCGGGACGAGGTGGGCGGCGCCATGGGCACCGGCCCCTACCTCACCAGGCACCTGCTCCAGCTGGACTACACCCTGGACGGCACGGACATGGGTGAGCCCGAGTGCCGCATCACCACGCACCTCCACGGTGGCGACGTGCCCTACACCTCCGACGGCCACCCGGACGCCTGGGTGACCAACGATCCCGCCGTGCAGGCCAAGTGGGTGAAGGCGGCCGATCCCTCCGTGGGCTTCCCCGGCCGTCCCTCGGGCAACGCGCTGGCCCCCTTCACCTATCCCAACAGCCAGGGCGCCGCCACCCTCTGGTTCCACGACCACTCCATGGGCATCACCCGCCTCAACGCCTACGCGGGCGTGGCCGCCTTCTACATCATCAAGGATCCCGTCGTCGAAGGCGCCGGGGCCCTGGCCAACCTGCCCAAGGGCCGCTACGCCAACCCCGTGGTGCCCTCCCTGCAGTCCGACGAGTTCGATCTGCCGGTGGTGATCCAGGACAAGGCGTTCACCGAGGACGGCTCCATCGTGTTCCCCGCCTTCGTGAACCTGGGCGTCTACACCTACAACGCCCTGCACGACAGCAGCGGCAATGCCCTGGCCAGCATCCGGCCCGAGATGTGGGGCAACGTCATCACCGTGAACGGGAAGGCCTGGCCCTACAAGAGCGTGAAGACCCAGCTCTACCGATTCCGCTTCGTGAACGGCTCGGACTCCCGGATGTACAACCTGTGGCTGCAGGATGCGGATACCGGCGAGATCATCACGCCGGCCCTCGCCGCCGCCGCCGCGCCCACCCTCACCTGGCCCGTGGTGCAGATCGCCGCGGAACAGGGCTACCGGGACGCCGCCATCGACGTGGCCACGGGTCCCGGCAACGACGGCCTGCTCCTGGCCAACGGCGCCCGCGTCGACCTGCTGGTGGATTTCGGCCACCCGGTCTTCAAGGGCCGCAACATCGTGCTGCGCAACGACTGCCCCGCGCCCTTCGGCGGGGACTTCAGCCAGGGGGCGGTGGACTTCACGACCCTCGATCCCAAGACCACGGGCCGCGTCATGCTGTTCAAGGTGGCCAGCACCACCGGCACGCCCTCTCCGCTGCTGGCCCCCGCGGGACCGGCCACCTCGCTCCGCACGGGGCTGGTGCCCTTCGTGGGCATCTCCAGCGAAAGCCTGACCCGCCAGGCCCCCCGCCTCGTGGACATGCAGGAACGCAAGGATCCCGTGAACAGCTTCCTCGATCCCACCTCGGGCCTGGTGACCTTCCGCACCATCCTGGTGCTGAACAACAAGATGTTCCGGGCCCCCATCAGCGAGAAGCCCGAGCTGAACAGCACCGAGGAGTGGGTGTTCATCAACGCCACCCCCGACGTGCATCCCATGCACATCCACCTCACCAAGTTCCAGGTCGTCGAGAAGGGCTATGTCAACACGGCCAAGTTCACCTACACGCCTGCGGACGGATTCGCCTTGCCGACCGTTTCGGATCCCAGCGCCTTCGTCCCCAACGCCGAGCCGCCTGATCCCGATCCCCCGGAATCAGCGCCGGAAGGTTCCCTCTATCGCGTCGCCGACAATGAGAAGAACGTCTGGAAGGACACGGTCATGGTGCCCCCGGCAGGGGTACCGCTGGAATCCGGCCAGCCCGTCCAGTACCCGGGCTACGTGCGGGTGCGCCTGAAGTTCGACCAGCTCGGCGCCTACATGTGGCATTGCCACATCCTGTCCCACGAGGAGAACGAGATGATGCGCTCCTTCCTGGTGGTGCCCGTCGGCAACGGCAATTGA
- a CDS encoding M20/M25/M40 family metallo-hydrolase, protein MNLLRCLLPCLIVAQLGAQAPTQDLRPASERLRAEAFRTHGAYEDLAWLCDRIGPRLSGSPQLDQAIAWAQARLKAAGLANVHAEPVMVPHWVRGQESAELLLPNPTRLNILGLGGSVGTPEGGLTADVVVVGSFDELDKLGEAVKGKIVLFDVPFKGYGHTVVYRHDGAAKASKYGAAAALVRSVGPVSLDTPHTGAMDYDPAFPKIPTACVTIEASTQMRRMQQRGERIQMRLVMGAKTLPDAPSANVVAEIPGTEKPGEVVILSGHLDSWDVGQGAQDDGAGTVIAMEAARLIQSLGLKPRRTIRVVLWTNEENGLRGGRAYRDAHRAEFKDIVAAVETDSGSERIKAFSLELRKATPEAKAAALTALKTFEPALAPFGPVDLRLGGSGADVSPMVAEGVPGIGVSHAATHYFDIHHTHADTFDKVEKDDLAHNAAVLATFAFALAQSDRRFQ, encoded by the coding sequence ATGAACCTCCTCCGCTGCCTCCTCCCCTGTCTGATCGTCGCCCAACTGGGGGCGCAGGCTCCGACCCAGGACCTGCGGCCCGCCTCCGAGCGCCTGCGCGCCGAGGCCTTCCGCACCCACGGGGCCTACGAGGACCTGGCCTGGCTCTGTGACCGCATCGGCCCCCGGCTGTCGGGATCACCCCAGCTGGACCAGGCCATCGCCTGGGCGCAGGCCCGGCTGAAGGCCGCGGGGCTCGCCAACGTCCATGCCGAGCCCGTGATGGTGCCCCACTGGGTGCGCGGCCAGGAGTCCGCCGAGCTGCTCCTGCCGAACCCGACCCGGCTGAACATCCTGGGCCTCGGCGGCAGCGTGGGCACGCCCGAGGGCGGCCTCACGGCGGACGTGGTGGTGGTGGGTTCCTTCGACGAGCTGGACAAGCTCGGCGAGGCGGTGAAGGGGAAGATCGTCCTCTTCGACGTGCCCTTCAAGGGCTACGGCCACACGGTGGTCTACCGGCACGACGGTGCCGCGAAAGCCTCGAAGTACGGCGCCGCCGCGGCCCTGGTGCGCTCCGTGGGCCCCGTGAGCCTGGACACGCCCCACACCGGCGCCATGGACTACGATCCCGCCTTCCCGAAGATCCCCACGGCCTGCGTCACCATCGAGGCGTCCACCCAGATGCGGCGCATGCAGCAGCGCGGCGAGCGCATCCAGATGCGGCTCGTGATGGGCGCCAAGACCCTGCCGGATGCGCCTTCCGCCAACGTGGTGGCCGAGATCCCCGGCACGGAGAAGCCCGGCGAGGTCGTCATCCTCAGTGGCCACCTGGACAGCTGGGACGTGGGCCAGGGCGCCCAGGACGACGGTGCCGGCACCGTCATCGCCATGGAGGCCGCGCGGCTCATCCAGAGCCTGGGCCTCAAGCCCCGGCGCACGATCCGCGTGGTGCTCTGGACCAACGAGGAGAACGGCCTGCGGGGCGGCAGGGCCTACCGCGACGCCCACCGGGCGGAGTTCAAGGACATCGTCGCCGCGGTGGAGACGGATTCCGGCAGCGAGCGCATCAAGGCCTTCAGCCTCGAGCTCAGGAAGGCCACGCCGGAAGCCAAGGCGGCCGCCCTGACCGCCCTGAAGACCTTCGAGCCGGCCCTGGCGCCCTTCGGCCCCGTGGACCTGCGGCTCGGAGGGTCCGGCGCGGACGTGAGTCCCATGGTGGCCGAAGGCGTACCGGGCATCGGCGTGAGCCACGCGGCCACGCACTACTTCGACATCCACCACACCCACGCCGACACCTTCGACAAGGTCGAGAAGGATGACCTGGCCCACAACGCCGCCGTCCTGGCCACCTTCGCCTTCGCGCTGGCCCAGTCGGACCGCCGCTTCCAGTAG
- a CDS encoding tRNA1(Val) (adenine(37)-N6)-methyltransferase, with the protein MTRRTAPSDGPSFKGWTRPGPIPPGGVDLEPGETLDGLCGHWRIFQLERGNRFSTDDLVTAWYGTTWCPRAARIADLGSGIGSVALLTAWRCPGAVVHTVEAQEQSLRLARKSIRINGQEDRILPRLGDLRDPDLFGDQAPFDLVTGTPPYWPEGHRLPAAHAQSVPARLEVRGGIADYAQAAARLLAPGGIFACVFPNDQRERALAALREAGLLCLHRREIVFKEGEPYGLDVFAAARRQDLPEGFEARAECPEVEARVLVRRADGSVAPDIARVRLALGFPPGV; encoded by the coding sequence ATGACGCGCCGAACCGCCCCCAGCGATGGTCCCAGCTTCAAGGGCTGGACTCGCCCCGGCCCCATCCCGCCGGGCGGGGTGGACCTGGAGCCGGGCGAGACGCTGGACGGCCTCTGCGGCCACTGGCGCATCTTCCAGCTGGAGAGGGGTAACCGCTTCAGCACCGACGATCTCGTGACGGCCTGGTACGGCACCACCTGGTGCCCCCGCGCGGCCCGCATCGCGGACCTGGGTTCGGGCATCGGCAGCGTGGCGCTGCTCACGGCCTGGCGCTGCCCCGGCGCCGTGGTGCATACGGTGGAGGCCCAGGAGCAGAGCCTGCGCCTGGCGCGGAAGAGCATCCGCATCAACGGCCAGGAAGACCGCATCCTCCCCCGCCTGGGCGACCTGCGCGACCCGGACCTGTTCGGCGATCAGGCCCCCTTCGACCTGGTCACGGGCACGCCGCCCTACTGGCCGGAGGGCCATCGCCTGCCGGCCGCGCACGCCCAGTCCGTGCCGGCCCGGCTCGAGGTGCGGGGCGGCATCGCCGACTATGCCCAGGCCGCGGCCCGCCTGCTGGCGCCGGGCGGGATCTTCGCCTGCGTGTTCCCCAATGACCAGCGGGAGCGGGCCCTGGCGGCGCTGCGCGAAGCCGGGCTGCTCTGCCTCCATCGGCGCGAGATTGTGTTCAAGGAGGGCGAGCCCTACGGCCTGGACGTGTTCGCCGCCGCCCGGCGCCAGGACCTGCCGGAGGGCTTCGAGGCCCGGGCCGAGTGTCCCGAGGTCGAAGCCCGCGTGCTGGTCCGGCGCGCCGATGGCAGCGTGGCGCCGGACATCGCCAGGGTCCGACTGGCCCTGGGCTTCCCGCCTGGAGTCTGA
- a CDS encoding carboxypeptidase-like regulatory domain-containing protein yields MAASKTVRPAIRAEHGKRFGILILWVSLFFAATLRAAPVNGRVTDGRQGIPGVRVYPDRQPHISPGAVPPMATTDAEGRFQLDLAPGDAVLAVEKDGWRRDLVPAAEWSREIVLHPEPDFRTGAVLLVRLDFPDEPSRVPDEALRNLLFSRSPGAASAANYLYEVSKGALSLVEGRFLKLRSTEHPAPRRDEHASPMARWVLKQLRGEPLGDCDRLDNRTGAPKPDGKPDFLWIIAPGHPQSVTGNPSHIKAISLLMPLPWNQNRRWPLLFMTEEVPLGNIVHEAFHGMGEHRVDDLYLEDGKVPTAGIWDLMDGGQYRGWDRQHPDEGPWVADMGYSPSHPMAWVRSELWYRGRFRTSVSRLVVKGRSWEGWIAPVSRAPGGDPQWVTLADPRKKGRFFSLEVRRPWGFEQGRIGGRFGPGHQGLVVALIDPGLLTYGDPKGPVRVVDAHPGSPEPPTPRLPLGLWELDDAAFNLGPGEQPKGRSGPLSWEVLETDASGRMRVRVKLDRH; encoded by the coding sequence ATGGCCGCGAGCAAAACGGTCCGTCCTGCGATCCGCGCTGAGCACGGAAAACGATTCGGCATCCTCATCCTCTGGGTTTCCCTCTTCTTCGCGGCCACGCTCCGTGCCGCCCCCGTGAATGGCCGAGTCACGGATGGCCGCCAGGGCATCCCCGGGGTGCGTGTCTATCCCGATCGGCAGCCTCACATTTCCCCGGGTGCGGTCCCCCCCATGGCGACCACGGATGCCGAGGGCCGGTTCCAGCTGGACCTGGCGCCGGGCGATGCGGTGCTCGCCGTCGAGAAGGACGGCTGGCGGCGCGATCTCGTGCCGGCCGCGGAGTGGTCCCGCGAGATCGTGCTGCATCCTGAGCCGGACTTCAGGACGGGCGCCGTCCTCCTCGTGCGCCTCGACTTCCCCGACGAGCCCTCCAGGGTGCCGGACGAGGCCCTGCGGAACCTGCTCTTCTCGCGCAGCCCGGGCGCGGCCAGCGCCGCCAACTACCTCTATGAGGTGAGCAAGGGCGCCCTCTCCCTGGTCGAGGGGCGCTTCCTCAAGCTGCGCAGCACCGAGCACCCCGCGCCGCGGCGCGACGAGCATGCCTCCCCCATGGCCCGGTGGGTGCTGAAGCAGCTGCGCGGCGAGCCCCTGGGCGACTGCGACCGGCTGGACAACCGCACCGGCGCGCCGAAGCCGGACGGCAAGCCGGACTTCCTCTGGATCATCGCGCCCGGCCACCCGCAATCCGTGACCGGCAATCCCTCCCACATCAAGGCCATCAGCCTGCTGATGCCCCTGCCCTGGAACCAGAACCGGCGCTGGCCCCTGCTCTTCATGACCGAGGAGGTGCCCCTGGGCAACATCGTCCACGAGGCCTTCCACGGCATGGGCGAGCACCGGGTGGACGACCTCTACCTGGAGGATGGCAAGGTCCCCACCGCCGGCATCTGGGATCTCATGGACGGCGGCCAGTACCGGGGCTGGGACCGCCAGCACCCGGACGAAGGTCCCTGGGTGGCGGACATGGGCTACAGCCCCTCCCATCCCATGGCCTGGGTGCGCTCCGAGCTGTGGTACCGGGGACGCTTCCGGACTTCGGTCAGCCGCCTCGTGGTGAAGGGCCGGAGCTGGGAGGGCTGGATCGCGCCGGTCTCCCGGGCCCCGGGCGGCGATCCCCAGTGGGTCACCCTGGCCGATCCCCGCAAGAAGGGGCGCTTCTTCAGCCTGGAGGTGCGCCGTCCCTGGGGCTTCGAGCAGGGGCGCATCGGCGGCCGCTTCGGACCGGGCCACCAGGGCCTGGTGGTGGCCCTCATCGACCCGGGCCTGCTCACCTACGGCGATCCCAAGGGTCCGGTGCGGGTGGTGGATGCCCACCCGGGCAGCCCCGAGCCCCCCACGCCCAGACTCCCCCTCGGCCTGTGGGAACTCGACGACGCCGCCTTCAACCTGGGCCCCGGCGAACAGCCCAAGGGCCGCAGCGGGCCCCTGTCCTGGGAGGTCCTGGAGACGGATGCCAGCGGCCGGATGCGGGTCCGGGTGAAGCTCGACCGGCACTGA
- a CDS encoding nuclear transport factor 2 family protein, translating to MRPALLLCATLTLCAQSPAEKAVAAVLDDWHLAATQADEGRYFGHLAEGAVFLGTDPGERWTKAAFQTWAHPIFQRGKAWSFKATRRAVTLSKDGRTAWFDEDLDTPNLGPARGSGVLSRDRDRWQIQQYNLSVPIPNALMKAVRAQIEGLAKKP from the coding sequence ATGCGCCCCGCCCTGCTGCTCTGCGCCACCCTCACCCTCTGCGCCCAGTCGCCAGCCGAAAAGGCAGTCGCCGCGGTGCTCGACGACTGGCATCTGGCCGCCACGCAGGCCGATGAGGGGCGCTACTTCGGCCACCTGGCCGAGGGGGCGGTCTTCCTCGGCACCGACCCCGGCGAACGCTGGACCAAGGCCGCCTTCCAGACCTGGGCCCATCCCATCTTCCAGCGCGGCAAGGCCTGGAGCTTCAAGGCCACGCGGCGGGCAGTCACGCTGTCGAAGGACGGCCGCACCGCCTGGTTCGACGAGGACCTGGACACCCCGAACCTGGGCCCGGCCCGAGGCTCGGGCGTCCTCAGCCGGGACCGGGACCGCTGGCAGATCCAGCAGTACAACCTCAGCGTCCCGATCCCCAATGCGCTGATGAAGGCGGTACGGGCCCAGATCGAGGGATTGGCAAAAAAACCGTGA
- a CDS encoding response regulator yields the protein MSQFASPMTILMVEDNALQRRQIEAQLQALGHRIMAASNGQEALDRMKESLPDLVIMDAVMPSMDGFKACEMMKGNPATAGVPILVLTALSRDAKDRSYAAGADDFLRKPANTMLLQVRVQTHLRIRALTLRAGTPAPARPKVLVVSASSLVRSQVQNHYGKDQATFLEAQGESQARAQIMAHRPDLMVLDTELLEGSAQTLAVAVHQSDELKDMPILLLYTPGELETWSRLQEPVADALEKPLVAPETRRRVSLLARMAHLQKLVQA from the coding sequence TTGTCCCAGTTCGCGTCCCCCATGACCATTCTGATGGTCGAGGACAATGCCCTTCAGCGACGCCAGATCGAGGCGCAGCTGCAGGCGCTGGGCCATCGGATCATGGCCGCCTCCAACGGCCAGGAGGCTCTGGACCGGATGAAGGAGTCCCTGCCCGACCTGGTCATCATGGACGCGGTCATGCCCTCCATGGATGGCTTCAAGGCCTGCGAGATGATGAAGGGGAACCCGGCCACGGCCGGCGTCCCCATCCTGGTGCTCACGGCGCTCAGCCGGGACGCCAAGGACCGCAGCTACGCGGCGGGCGCCGACGATTTCCTCCGCAAGCCCGCCAACACCATGCTCCTCCAGGTCCGGGTGCAGACCCACCTGCGGATCCGGGCCCTCACCCTGCGGGCGGGCACCCCGGCCCCGGCCCGCCCCAAGGTGCTGGTGGTGTCCGCCAGCTCGCTGGTGCGTTCCCAGGTCCAGAACCACTACGGCAAGGACCAGGCGACCTTCCTCGAGGCCCAGGGTGAGAGCCAGGCCCGCGCCCAGATCATGGCCCACCGGCCCGACCTGATGGTGCTGGACACGGAGCTGCTGGAAGGCAGCGCCCAGACGCTGGCCGTGGCCGTCCACCAGTCCGACGAGCTGAAGGACATGCCCATCCTCCTGCTCTACACCCCTGGCGAGCTGGAGACCTGGTCCCGCCTCCAGGAGCCCGTGGCCGACGCCCTCGAGAAGCCGCTGGTCGCCCCGGAGACCCGCCGCCGCGTGTCCCTGCTGGCCCGCATGGCCCACCTGCAGAAGCTCGTCCAGGCGTGA
- a CDS encoding motility protein A, translating into MDRGSFLGVLLGVLLLAVAIGLGPNPRIFFHPASTVVVVGGIVAATMIRFPLEHVSYAFTIASRAFFTRPPETQALVAQIVGLSQRARREGLLNMEKAMDVEGFLAKGLRMVVDQSDRDHIHAVLAAELRSTQDRHLQGQEIFRFIALSAPSFGMVGTLIGMVQLFASIKDPSSVGEAMALTLLSTLYGAVIAYLLAIPIAGKLELRSKEELQLKHIMMEGVLGIQAEMHPAALEAQLNAFLAPKERNPDRRARG; encoded by the coding sequence ATGGATCGAGGCAGTTTCCTGGGCGTGTTGCTGGGCGTGCTCCTGTTGGCGGTGGCCATCGGGCTGGGTCCCAATCCGCGGATCTTCTTCCACCCGGCCAGCACCGTGGTGGTCGTGGGCGGGATCGTCGCGGCCACGATGATCCGCTTCCCGCTCGAGCACGTGAGCTACGCCTTCACCATCGCCAGCCGCGCCTTCTTCACCCGGCCGCCGGAGACCCAGGCCCTGGTGGCCCAGATCGTGGGACTGTCGCAGCGGGCACGGCGCGAAGGGCTGCTGAACATGGAGAAGGCCATGGACGTGGAGGGCTTCCTGGCCAAGGGCCTCCGCATGGTGGTGGATCAATCCGACCGGGACCACATCCACGCGGTGCTGGCGGCCGAGCTGCGTTCCACCCAGGACCGCCACCTGCAGGGCCAGGAGATCTTCCGCTTCATCGCCCTCAGCGCCCCTTCCTTCGGCATGGTGGGCACCCTCATCGGCATGGTGCAGCTCTTCGCCAGCATCAAGGACCCCTCCAGCGTCGGCGAGGCCATGGCCCTGACGCTGCTGTCCACGCTCTACGGAGCCGTCATCGCCTACCTGCTGGCCATCCCCATCGCCGGGAAGCTGGAGCTGCGCAGCAAGGAGGAGCTCCAGCTCAAGCACATCATGATGGAGGGCGTGCTGGGCATCCAGGCGGAGATGCACCCCGCGGCCCTGGAGGCCCAGCTGAACGCCTTCCTGGCCCCCAAGGAGCGGAACCCGGATCGGCGGGCCCGTGGGTAA